One genomic region from Kwoniella shivajii chromosome 6, complete sequence encodes:
- a CDS encoding asparagine-tRNA ligase: MRCSPIRLSALPPTLRNILSSAQQQASSSSTSTTSQSSSSSSKSSAADAAEGGPPIEVNGWIKSIRCHKNVSFLEVNDGSVGKGLQAVLKGKGKSEGLTNGTSVNLIGKLEKSRGKGQDLELLIQDINVLGISDPETYPIQKKSLPASVLRDNAHLRFRTSQTSAVMRIRDALMRDWHDWFENNGFTHIHTPILTGSDCEGAGEVFTLFDNKPSPSSSSTSSSSSSSSSSSSSKATQPFFPHPVHLTVSGQLHLEGPTHALSRTYTLSPAFRAEPSLTSRHLSEFYMLEGEIAFVDKLDQLLDVVEDGVKVTIERILSTKNDNGNKRGERVREDLEIIAKSIFDNQLTSASATEDHEKIPDQPTINQSDPLNHLRQIINKPFTRITYTSALKLISDIHEREEPFDHQPPKWGEGISTEHEKWLALHFGGPVFITRYPASIKPFYMLPSSSTPPQDDSGGRQTQTVECFDLLFPQLGEMAGGSLREHRLPQLISAIERAGMNKEDYDWYLDLRKYGSVPHGGWGMGWERWVSWVTGVGNIRDVVGYPRWKGHCKY, encoded by the exons ATGCGTTGTTCACCTATTCGATTATCGGCGCTCCCACCTACGCTACgaaatatcctttcatccgCCCAACAACAGgcgtcttcttcgtcgacCTCCACTACCTCGCAATCTTCATCGAGTTCATCAAAATCTTCAGCAGCAGACGCAGCAGAGGGTGGACCACCGATCGAAGTGAATGGATGGATAAAATCTATTAGATGTCATAAAAACGTGTCGTTTCTAGAAGTGAATGATGGAAGTGTCGGAAAAGGTTTACAAGCTGTtctgaaaggtaaagggaaatCTGAAGG CTTAACGAACGGAACAAGTGTCAACTTGATTGGAAAATTGGAAAAATCAAGAGGCAAAGGACAAGATTTAGAATTGTTAATTCAAGATATAAATGTTTTAGGTATATCAGATCCAGAG ACATATCCTATACAGAAGAAATCGCTTCCTGCATCTGTACTTCGAGATAATGCGCATCTTCGATTTAGAACGTCTCAGACCTCCGCTGTTATGAGGATAAGAGATGCTCTAATGAGAGATTGGCATGATTGGTTCGAG AATAACGGTTTCACACATATACATACTCCTATACTGACTGGATCGGATTGTGAAGGTGCTGGAGAAGTCTTCACTTTATTCGACAACAAACCCtctccctcatcatcgtcgacttcgtcttcatcctcgtcttcgtcctcgtcttcttcctctaaaGCGACGCAACCATTCTTCCCGCATCCCGTACATCTGACTGTATCCGgtcaacttcatcttgaagGTCCGACACATGCCTTATCTCGAACATATACACTCTCACCCGCTTTTAGGGCCGAACCAAGTTTGACTTCAAGGCATCTATCAGAATTCTACATGTTGGAAGGTGAGATTGCATTTGTGGACAAGTTGGATCAATTACTGGATGTagttgaagatggagtaaAAGTGACTATTGAACGAATACTTTCAACgaagaatgataatggtaataaaagaggtgaaagagtAAGAGAGGATTTGGAGATAATAGCTAAATCAATATTCGATAATCAACTtacttctgcttctgctacAGAAGATCATGAGAAGATACCTGATCAACCAACTATAAATCAATCAGATCCTCTAAATCACTTACGTCAAATCATTAATAAACCTTTTACACGCATAACATATACTTCAGCATTAAAGTTAATCTCGGATATACATGAGAGAGAAGAACCATTCGATCATCAACCTCCTAAATGGGGTGAAGGAATTTCAACAGAGCATGAAAAATGGTTAGCTTTACATTTTGGTGGACCAGTCTTCATCACTCGATATCCAGCTTCAATCAAACCTTTTTACATGttaccttcctcttcaacacctCCTCAAGATGATTCTGGAGGAAGACAAACACAAACAGTAGAatgttttgatcttcttttcccacAATTAGGTGAAATGGCAGGTGGATCATTAAGGGAACATAGATTACCTCAACTGATATCAGCTATAGAAAGAGCTGGAATGAACAAAGAAGATTATGATTGGTATCTTGATTTAAGAAAGTACGGGTCTGTCCCTCACGGTGGATGGGGAATGGGTTGGGAAAGATGGGTTAGTTGGGTTACTGGGGTTGGAAATATTAGAGACGTCGTTGGATATCCTAGATGGAAAGGTCATTGTAAATATTAG